In Coregonus clupeaformis isolate EN_2021a chromosome 15, ASM2061545v1, whole genome shotgun sequence, one genomic interval encodes:
- the LOC121583321 gene encoding rab9 effector protein with kelch motifs-like: MAGEKFHSNMYSLDTSSMKWEKVKAKGDIPPGVAAPSAVALGKNIYIFGGVTSEGDSNAMYRLQCDEAKNIYFGMWSYFETKGTGPCGGLKGT; this comes from the exons ATGGCAGGAGAGAAGTTCCACAGCAACATGTACTCTCTGGATACCA GCAGTATGAAGTGGGAGAAGGTCAAAGCTAAAGGAGACATCCCCCCGGGGGTGGCTGCCCCCTCAGCTGTAGCCCTGGGAAAGAACATCTACATCTTTGGAGGGGTGACCTCAGAAGGGGACAGCAATGCAATGTACAGATTGCAGTGTGATGAGGCTAAAAATATCTACTTTGGAATGTGGTCATACTTTGAG ACAAAAGGCACTGGACCCTGCGGCGGTTTGAAGGGGACCTGA
- the LOC121582495 gene encoding endoplasmic reticulum chaperone BiP: MRFLCVVLLVAGSVFADDDDKKESVGTVVGIDLGTTYSCVGVFKNGRVEIIANDQGNRITPSYVAFTAEGERLIGDAAKNQLTSNPENTVFDAKRLIGRAWTDSAVQHDIKYFPFKVIEKKSKPHIQVDIGGGQLKTFAPEEISAMVLTKMKETAEAYLGKKVTHAVVTVPAYFNDAQRQATKDAGVIAGLNVMRIINEPTAAAIAYGLDKKDGEKNILVFDLGGGTFDVSLLTIDNGVFEVVATNGDTHLGGEDFDQRVMEHFIKLYKKKTGKDVRKDNRAVQKLRREVEKAKRGLSAQHQARIEIESFFDGEDFSETLTRAKFEELNMDLFRSTMKPVQKVMEDSDLKKTDIDEIVLVGGSTRIPKVQQLVKEFFNGKEPSRGINPDEAVAYGAAVQAGVLSGEEDTGDLVLLDVCPLTLGIETVGGVMTKLIPRNTVVPTKKSQIFSTASDNQPTVTIKVYEGERPLTKDNHLLGTFDLTGIPPAPRGVPQIEVTFEIDVNGILRVTAEDKGTGNKNKITITNDQNRLTPEDIERMVNDAERFADEDKKLKERIDSRNELESYAYSLKNQIGDKEKLGGKLSAEDKEAIEKAVEEKIEWMESHQDAELEDFQAKKKELEEVVQPIVSKLYGSAGGPPPEGEAEADQDEKDEL, encoded by the exons ATGAGGTTTCTGTGTGTAGTTCTGCTGGTCGCCGGCAGCGTGTTTGCCGATGACGACGACAAGAAGGAAAGCGTTGGGACAGTGGTTGGAATCGACTTGGGGACTACCTATTCCTG TGTTGGTGTGTTCAAGAATGGCCGTGTTGAGATCATTGCAAACGACCAGGGAAACCGCATCACCCCATCGTATGTGGCCTTCACCGCTGAGGGGGAGCGTCTGATCGGTGACGCCGCCAAGAACCAGCTCACCTCCAACCCGGAGAACACAGTCTTTGATGCCAAGAGACTGATTGGCCGAGCCTGGACTGATTCCGCTGTGCAGCATGACATCAAGTACTTCCCCTTCAAG GTTATCGAGAAGAAGAGCAAGCCCCATATTCAGGTGGACATTGGTGGTGGTCAGCTCAAGACCTTTGCTCCAGAGGAGATCTCTGCCATGGTTCTCACCAAGATGAAGGAAACCGCTGAGGCTTACCTGGGAAAGAAGGTCACACATGCTGTGGTCACTGTACCCGCCTACTTCAATGATGCCCAGCGCCAGGCCACCAAGGATGCTGGAGTCATCGCCGGCCTGAACGTCATGAGGATCATCAACGAGCC AACCGCAGCGGCCATCGCCTACGGCCTGGACAAGAAGGACGGTGAGAAGAACATCCTGGTGTTCGACCTGGGCGGCGGTACCTTCGACGTGTCCCTCCTGACCATCGACAATGGTGTGTTTGAAGTGGTGGCCACCAATGGAGACACCCACCTGGGAGGAGAGGACTTTGACCAGCGTGTCATGGAGCACTTCATCAAGCTGTACAAGAAGAAGACCGGCAAGGACGTGCGCAAGGATAACCGTGCCGTACAGAAGCTGCGTCGTGAGGTGGAGAAGGCCAAGAGAGGCCTGTCTGCCCAGCACCAGGCTCGCATCGAGATCGAGTCCTTCTTCGATGGAGAGGACTTCTCAGAGACCCTGACCCGTGCCAAGTTTGAGGAGCTCAACATG GACCTGTTCCGTTCCACCATGAAGCCTGTGCAGAAGGTGATGGAGGACTCTGACCTGAAGAAGACCGACATTGACGAGATCGTCCTGGTGGGCGGCTCCACTCGTATCCCCAAGGTCCAGCAGCTGGTGAAAGAGTTCTTCAACGGCAAGGAGCCCTCCAGGGGCATCAACCCTGACGAGGCTGTGGCCTACGGCGCTGCCGTGCAGGCTGGAGTGCTGTCTGGAGAGGAGGACACAG GTGACCTCGTTCTTCTTGATGTGTGTCCCCTGACCCTGGGTATTGAGACTGTGGGAGGAGTCATGACCAAGCTGATCCCCAGAAACACTGTGGTGCCAACCAAGAAGTCCCAGATCTTCTCCACTGCCTCCGACAACCAGCCCACCGTCACCATCAAAGTTTACGAGG GTGAGCGTCCCCTGACCAAAGACAACCACCTGCTGGGAACCTTCGACCTGACTGGCATCCCCCCCGCACCCCGAGGTGTGCCCCAGATCGAGGTCACCTTCGAGATTGATGTCAACGGTATCCTGCGCGTCACAGCCGAGGACAAGGGAACGGGCAACAAGAACAAGATCACCATCACCAACGACCAGAACCGTCTGACGCCTGAGGACATCGAGCGCATGGTCAACGACGCCGAGCGCTTTGCCGACGAGGACAAGAAGTTGAAGGAGCGCATTGATTCCCGCAATGAGCTTGAAAGTTACGCCTACTCGCTCAAGAACCAGATCGGTGACAAGGAGAAGCTGGGCGGCAAGCTCTCTGCCGAGGACAAGGAAGCCATAGAGAAAGCAGTAGAGGAGAAGATTGAGTGGATGGAGTCTCACCAAGACGCTGAGCTGGAGGACTTCCAGGCCAAGAAAAAGGAGCTGGAAGAGGTGGTGCAGCCCATCGTCAGCAAGCTTTACGGAAGTGCAGGCGGACCCCCTCCcgagggagaggcagaggcagatcAGGATGAAAAGGACGAGTTGTAA